Part of the Aciduliprofundum boonei T469 genome is shown below.
ATGAGCTTTGCACCTAAAGATTTAGTCGAGGAGATAAGAAAGTACATACCTGATTTTGAAGTTGAGTACAAACCAGATTACAGGCAGAAAATAGCAGATTCATGGCCTCGCAGTTTGGATGATTCAGCTGCTCGCAAAGAATGGGGATGGAAAGCTGATTACGATATGAAATCCATGGTGAAAGATATAATAAAGAATCTAAGCAGGAAGATGGGTGTGGAATTATAGGCTCTTTACAAATTCTTCCACGCTTAAATCTCTCTCTTTTGCCATCTTTTTCATAATTTTCCAAATCCCACTTCCGTACTGTGCCGCCTTCTTTTCCCTCTCTACAATTTCCTTTGGCACACCCAGATACCTTGCTGCTTCTCTCAACACATATTTTCTAACTCCATTTTTTATCTTTAGCTCCTTGGGTATATTCCTTGCAAATTCAATTATTCTTTTGTCTAAATAAGGGGTATGTAGCTCTTTTCCAAGCAGGGTTGCGATTTTTGTCTCTCTTGGCTTTGTTTTTGCCATAAGCTTGTTTAAATCCTCGCTCATCAGTTCTGGATTTTCCAAATATTTTGCATACCCGCCGAAGAGCTCATCGCTTCCCTGGCCGGTGTAAACATCCCTCTCATCTGCGTATGAGCAGACGAAATACAGTGGAAGTTCAAAAGACACTTCTAATGCACTTATAGATGGTTCGATTCTTTTTAAAAACAGTATTCCTTCAAGAATATCGTACTCGTTAATATCTATGATTTGAAGTTCGAGCCCTAAAGTATTAGCCGCTTCTTCTGCATTTTTTACATCTTTGCTTCCCTCAATACCTACAGTATAGAGCTTTACAGGGCAATCTTTCATAAGGTATGCGAGTACTCCACTATCCAATCCTCCCGAGAATGCTAATGCTGCATCCCTGCACTCAACTGCATCCTTTAATAGTTCAGCAAGTACTCTTGCTCGGTCATCCATACCTGCAAATTGTGGACATTATATTTATAGTTTCATAAGCTTTCAAAATCTACACGCTCATCAACTAAATCCTCTAGTATTTTTGGAATTGCGTCAATCCTTACCCTTTTCTGCTTTGCAGAATCCCTTTCTCTTATGGTTACTGTGTTATCTTTCAAACTTTCATAATCTACAGTTATGCAGAATGGCACACCTATTTCATCTGCTCTAGCGTATCTGCGCCC
Proteins encoded:
- a CDS encoding asparagine synthase C-terminal domain-containing protein, encoding MDDRARVLAELLKDAVECRDAALAFSGGLDSGVLAYLMKDCPVKLYTVGIEGSKDVKNAEEAANTLGLELQIIDINEYDILEGILFLKRIEPSISALEVSFELPLYFVCSYADERDVYTGQGSDELFGGYAKYLENPELMSEDLNKLMAKTKPRETKIATLLGKELHTPYLDKRIIEFARNIPKELKIKNGVRKYVLREAARYLGVPKEIVEREKKAAQYGSGIWKIMKKMAKERDLSVEEFVKSL